Below is a genomic region from Paenibacillus rhizovicinus.
GCCCAAGGCTACAAGCTCGGCGATCCGAACTACACAATCATCGATACTGTAGACAAACCGGAATACAAAACGTTCCTCGACACGATGCGCAGATGGTATACTTCGGGCTACATCTACAAAGATGCCGCGACGATGAAGGACGATCAGCTCGTGGCCCTGCTTGGCTCAGGCAAAGTGGCCGTCGAATGGAACACGACGATGAAGCCGGGCGGCGAAGTCGACGACAAGAAGCGTTTCGGCAACAACGACGTCGTCTACGTCCGCGTGTCCGAGCCTGAATTCACCGGCGTCCGCGCAACGATGAACTCCATCAGCCGCACGTCCAAGAATCCGGAGAAAGCGCTCGAGTTCCTGCAATTGACGTCGACCCCCCCGCGCTCTTCAATCTGATTACGTTCGGCATCCAGGACAAACACTACAAAATCGTCGGAGACAACACGATCAGCATCAATCAAGACGGCGGCTACAAAACCGACCAAGGCTGGGTGTTCGGCAACGTTCTGATCGGCTACTTGAAAGAAGGCCAGGCGCCGGATACATGGGAACGCACGAAGCAGCTGAACGAGACGGCCAAACGGCCTGAAGTGAACGGCTTCAATTTCAACACCGAGCCGTATAAGACGGAATCGGTCAACATCTTCGCGGTTTCCGAGCAATACGGCAAGGCGCTGAATACCGGCTCCGTCGATCCGGCCAAAATATTGCCGAAATACCAATCCGCGCTCAAGAAGGCGGGCGTCGAGAAGCAAACGGCGGAAATGCAGAAGCAGCTCGACGAGTGGCTGAAAGCGAACGGCAAGAAATAAAGGAAGCGAGCCTCTCCTCGCTGACAAGTGTCACGTCAAAAAGACGCCGGAAACGGCGTCTTTTTAGCGCATTTTATTATCTTCCGTGATCCAAGTCTGGCCGCTATTCCCCACCCAGCTATCCTCACCAACGGTTACGTGATAATTAAACTCGACCCTTCCGACGGCATTCTCGCGTCTCTGCGTTGTCCATGACAGGTTGCCCGTTTTGCCATCATGCTCATTGAGGTGCATGTTCCACGTCTTGCCGCCATCGCTTGTCAGATAGAATAACTGAGGCTGCGCATCATTGATGACGATTGTCGTCAGGATCCCCTGCTTGTCGTTGAAGAAGAAGGGCAGCGAGGATTGGATGTTGGAGCGCTTGGCCGCATCGGGTACAGGAAGCTTCTCAAGCGACCAACTTCGGCCGGCATCTTCGGTTCTATACACCTGGACAGTATCATCAAGCGGCGAGTTGAGAGCTAACCAGCCTACGACCGGCGTTAAAAACATGAAGCCCACTTTGGTTCCGCCTAGGGGCAGAGTAGATCCGGGAACTGAAGTGTCTGCGACCGTTGTCCATGTTTTCCCGCCGTCGGTGCTTCTGGAAAGTTTCATATCTTCGGTATGCATGCCGACAGTCGCCCAATAATCGGCTGTCCACGCATTGGCATCGTTTAGAGTAAAAGTCTCGCTGCGCCGATAGTCCGGCTCAGGTGCTTGGGGGTCCGAGGACGGAGAAGCGTTCTCCAGGACAGGAGCCGCCTCCATGGTCGGAGACGGGGACGGCGCAGGCACAGGTGGTGGTGCTGGTGCAGGCGCGGACAGCGTTTGTTCGTCGTTCGCAGCCGGTGCGATCCGTTCTGGCGCCTGTCTCTCGCCCGAAGAGCAGCCACTCAAGAGTATCGAAGCGAAGAACAGCAAAGGCAAAGCGATTAAGATCACGGTCCGTTTCACTGCATTCCTCCTCCGTCATACCCAGCTTCCCCACATCCTCAGAACGAGCCTGCTGCAGGAATAGTTGCAGCGGGCTGCATGCCGTCGTTATCAGGCCCGATGGAAGGCAACGCCATGAAAAAAAAACCGCATTTCTGCGGTTTTGATTCCAGCGCTGCGCTTATCACTCATGAACACGAACCTAATGGCCAAGCCCGGTCCGAAAACCTTCCCGCCACGACGGGTACCGCGGCTCCCAGCCTTGCTTGATCGCCTTGGCGTTTCGAGCTCCCCGCTCGCCTCTCGCGCTGCCGGACTGAACGGCCGGTGCGGGCGCGCCGACCGAATCGGCGAACGCCGGCAGCCATTCCGCGCCGGCGGCCGGTTCGTTGTCGACGATGTTGTACGCGCCGGACGGCCAATTCAGCGCAAGCAACGCTGCCCGGGCCGCGTCTTCAACGTGCACGAACGAGCTGACGCCGTCCGTCGCCGGCAGTTGACCCGCCCTGACCATATCCGCCATCAAGCCTTCTACGGCATACCAGGTCCCTTCGCCATAGAGCAATCCGTATCGCAAAATAACATGCTCCGGCATCTCGGCCACGGCAGCTTCCATAACCGCGACGGCCTCGACCGTCGAGCTTCGCGGCTCCGGTGCTGCGAGATCGAGCAGCTCTTCCTCCCCGGCCGGCCCGTCACCAGGGACGTATACCCACGAGATGCTCTGCACGATCATGCGGGTTACGCCCGCGGCAAGCGCGGCGTCCACCAGATTGCGCGTCCCTTCCCTGCGAATCCGCGCATTGTCCGCGAAGTTTCTCTCGCCAAGCGCGGTCAGCTGGTGGATAACGGCATCCGGCTTCGTCTCGCCCAGTGCTGCGAACACCGCCTCGCGGTCGTAGACGTCCGCAATGACGGAACGCGCGCCGGCCCGTTCCAACGCGGCCGCCTGAGCCGGATTACGAATCAAGCCGACGACCTCGTGACCTGCTTCGGCCAACAACGGAATCAACGATCTGCCAACGACCCCGCTGGCGCCTGCAATTAAGATTCTCATCGATATTCAACCTCCATTCATATACGACATTCGGCATCCGTACAGGAAGTATGGACTCATTCTCCCGGACCGATTTCAGCAGCCGACATCTCTACGACCCTTTTCGCGAACGCAGCGTAAGCTTCGATCAAGTCCGGGCTTCGATCAATGGCCCATCTGAGCTTGTCGAACGCACGCAATAGCTGCATCGGCCTCATGCCAGCCAGATCTTCCTCGTTCAGCCCGTACCCGTCGATAAAAGCCTGGAACTCTTCCCTGTTCGGACCCTCGCCCAGCATCTGGCTCTGCAACACCTGTAGTACCTCTCCGTGAGGCACCACGCCGACTTCCGCGCTGCCCCAATCCAGCACGATCGCTTGGCCCGCTTCGTCGACCAGCGTATTCTTGAGCGACATATCGCCGTGATATAAACCGAAGCTGAACGTCGTTTGTTTCAAACGCTCGAACAGCTCTCGTACGCGCTGCGATTCCGCCCGCGTGATGACGCCCAGCTCGATCAGCCGGTCATCCTCCGTCAAACTGTCGATGTTATACTGCACGCAGCCGAGCCAACTGCCGTCCGATCCGGGATGAGGAGGCGAATGAAACCGGCCTTGCGCGGGATCCGTCAATTGTTCCCCATATCCATGCACCGGTATGACATGCATTCGTCTGGCATAGGCGCCAAGCTGCCGCCACACATCGTTTGCCGGGGACGTAAGGTCCAACCCGTTGCAGCCCTCGACAAACGTAAGAATCATATAGGCAGTCTCATCGGCTATGCCCACCGCCAACACCTCAGGTCCGGGAATGCCGACCGCGGCCGCCTGCTCCATGCACCATTGTTCCTTCACATAGTCGGGGTATGTGCCTCGATCGTTCATACGGATGACGATTTTACGCTGCTCGCCTTCGACGACGCAGACTTGATTAACGAACCCTTTGCCCACGATCTG
It encodes:
- a CDS encoding DUF3502 domain-containing protein; this translates as MFGNVLIGYLKEGQAPDTWERTKQLNETAKRPEVNGFNFNTEPYKTESVNIFAVSEQYGKALNTGSVDPAKILPKYQSALKKAGVEKQTAEMQKQLDEWLKANGKK
- a CDS encoding WD40/YVTN/BNR-like repeat-containing protein, with translation MKRTVILIALPLLFFASILLSGCSSGERQAPERIAPAANDEQTLSAPAPAPPPVPAPSPSPTMEAAPVLENASPSSDPQAPEPDYRRSETFTLNDANAWTADYWATVGMHTEDMKLSRSTDGGKTWTTVADTSVPGSTLPLGGTKVGFMFLTPVVGWLALNSPLDDTVQVYRTEDAGRSWSLEKLPVPDAAKRSNIQSSLPFFFNDKQGILTTIVINDAQPQLFYLTSDGGKTWNMHLNEHDGKTGNLSWTTQRRENAVGRVEFNYHVTVGEDSWVGNSGQTWITEDNKMR
- a CDS encoding NAD-dependent epimerase/dehydratase family protein, giving the protein MRILIAGASGVVGRSLIPLLAEAGHEVVGLIRNPAQAAALERAGARSVIADVYDREAVFAALGETKPDAVIHQLTALGERNFADNARIRREGTRNLVDAALAAGVTRMIVQSISWVYVPGDGPAGEEELLDLAAPEPRSSTVEAVAVMEAAVAEMPEHVILRYGLLYGEGTWYAVEGLMADMVRAGQLPATDGVSSFVHVEDAARAALLALNWPSGAYNIVDNEPAAGAEWLPAFADSVGAPAPAVQSGSARGERGARNAKAIKQGWEPRYPSWREGFRTGLGH
- a CDS encoding phosphotransferase family protein, translating into MKNAVVIQAERIAADYLGEQVRSAYQIVGKGFVNQVCVVEGEQRKIVIRMNDRGTYPDYVKEQWCMEQAAAVGIPGPEVLAVGIADETAYMILTFVEGCNGLDLTSPANDVWRQLGAYARRMHVIPVHGYGEQLTDPAQGRFHSPPHPGSDGSWLGCVQYNIDSLTEDDRLIELGVITRAESQRVRELFERLKQTTFSFGLYHGDMSLKNTLVDEAGQAIVLDWGSAEVGVVPHGEVLQVLQSQMLGEGPNREEFQAFIDGYGLNEEDLAGMRPMQLLRAFDKLRWAIDRSPDLIEAYAAFAKRVVEMSAAEIGPGE